A window of Hordeum vulgare subsp. vulgare chromosome 5H, MorexV3_pseudomolecules_assembly, whole genome shotgun sequence genomic DNA:
GGGCATGGACTGTCACACATCCATGTTAGCCCGAGTGTTCGGTCCTTTTGGTTTGTTTGGTTCAATCTTTTTGGTCTTCCATAATTGGAGACCAATTTCTTTTTTGGTATTCTAGTTCTTCATTACTCGGTCTTCGGTTTTACTATCCGGTCTTCGGTCCCGACCAAATAAATCAAATTAATTGCTAAAACTCTGATTCATGTTCCTTCCGGTACCAATAGATGTTTACATTTGACAGAATGTAACTAGATTCATATTTTACACAAAGTAAGAAGATTCATGATTTATGGTACAACGACAAGACTTAAGATGCATAATCATTTATATTTGATAGAAATTAATAAGATAACAGGAATAAAAAATAGTTACAAAAAGTAAGAAGATAACAAGCAACAACATTTATATATTTGAGACAAAGTAAGAAGATAACAGGCTACAACAACCCATGGAATCCACAAGCATCAAACAACAATGCCACCACCACTTAGTTCTTGACAACATGGTATTTGACACCAAACAAATCGAGTTTAGTACATGATTTCAATCCAGCAGGGAACACAAAGCATAAGGTTCCACATACGTTCAGTACTTGACTTCAATATAGTACCCTCGATCTCATTTCTCAAGTCTCAAGTCACAAATCACAAGCACAAAATGATAACTAAAACATCATACATTTCACATGATTTCAATTTAGCCATGAGTGTATGTGGACGTCACTTTGTTGGTCGACTTAGATACTTGTTTGACTTGGAATGGAAGAATTAAAAAAGCCAACTTGACCTTGTTGTTTCCCATCACCTTGTCACAAAAATCTTCAATCAACACTCGATTAGGCCAGCAAATGGCCCAAATCATTAACTGGGCCCAGGCTATCCTACTATTACTTTGTTGAAGGTAGAAACCACTCCATTTTGCAAAGATTTCCATATttccaaataaaaataaatgacacTACAATACTCCGTTGAAGGTAGACTATAACATTATGGATTATATATCCTATCGTCGAACCCCGACGGTACAAAAGACATGTACGATTCATTTAGAGTTCTAGCGCACGTGCAAGTTGCACTAGAAAtgatcctttggtggtgatgtgcACGTAAGTGCTTGAGTTAGTGTCGTATGTATTGGATATGGCTTGGTCCACGACGTAACACATGGATTGTTGTGTTTCTGTTATCAAACTTTATTGATGTAAAGGCTTTTGCATGAACTATTTGCATGTTTCAATTGGAATTATTTGATTGGGTGAAATATATGTATGTTTATGGTTTTTTTGTTGTGTATGttcaatttaaatcatgcaaatgatCGATGAAATACCATGCAATTGTTTGAAATGTATGTTAAAAAGGATAAAAGAATTAGTTGAAAAGAGTTTAGGGAGTTAAATATAGGGTTAGGTTTGGTTTGGCCACAATTTAACTCCATAAATCCGAAGGAGTTAAGTTTAGAAATGCATATAAGGAGATAATTATAGGAGTTTGACTAAAGATGCTATTATTGTTTGTTAATAAGATGGCTACACGGGTATGGTGGGTGATATGGAGCAGGTGAAGCAACCATTTATCTGCTTCAGTAAAATGAACTAGATGCTACTCCAGCTCCAATTAACGCAGAAATTGAAGTGGGGTATTCGAAGTAACTCTATTGAAATCATGGAGTGGTGCAATGACTAAATCAGTTGGTTCATTTGATTCAACCAAATTCCAATAAACAGAAAGAACCCTTGCAACACCATCAGAGCCCTCTTGTGCATCTGCATCAGCCCCCTCATGTAATATTGTCACCTCACCCGTACACACGGGCATTATCTGCCTCTCTgaagcccaatcatcatctaCCATTTGTGCAGGCAATTTTGAGGGAACATATCCAACCTTAGAATCTGATTTCAGATCAACCAGCTCTGCACGAAATGTAGTTTGTTTGGTTGTCCAGCCATTTTgtcgatcaatttcatcaaccatCTCTTCGCCATCCTAAATTCTCACATACTCTCCTTTCCAATTATCAAACCATAACAATGCTACCTCTTGCCCTGGACCCCAAAAAATGTTCTCCCCAATTTTTGCCACCACATTCCTCACGGCCTTCTCTTCCATGCTTTGTAGTTCTTGTGGATCAATGTATGATAATTCAACCTCCCATTTCACAATAGTATCTCCCTCTATGTCCCGCAAGCTACCAGCACCTAGCTTCGCCTTAGAAGGAAAGAATTCGATAGTGAATTCAAATGTCTGAGCATCATCAGCCCTGTTTTTCAATGGCGTGCACTGTGAGCTAGCGGAAGCAGACGAGGCATCGCATAGGATGGAAAGGATGCACAGATTACCTACTCAACATTGTTGTTGTCTCTGGAGGATCCATCACCTTTAGCCTCCCTCCACCCCACCCAAATCTGGATCAAATCGACCAAAAAAACAGAGGagggaaacaggaactgcagtgaGATCTAACTCGACACAGAAGGGAACGGGCTGGACAAGGGTTCCAGATTCACTCACCACCGCCGCTGTCGTCGCCGAGATCGAAAGCTCCGCTGCAGCAAGAAAAACGCCGCCGCCGTCTTCGGCTCACCGCCGGGAGCAACAGAGCTTCAGACGGGCGGTTCAGACAGACAAGCCAAGCACGGGGACACGTCTCACCCGATGCAGTGCCAAGTGGGGCCTGTTAGTAGATGCACTGTCAAGTGGGGCCGTAAGTAGACGATCTGCCAAGTACGACCCACATGTCTTAAACATAACCTCACTCCCGTTGACGACCATTTTAATCGCCCGAGTGGGCCTTTGGCTATTTGGGCCAAAGAAACGTCGCACATGATCCAATTCACATCAAATGTGTCGCAcaggatccaattcgcatcaaatGTGTCGCACACGAGTTATTGACCCGCCTGCGGCACCGTTGCCCGTCGTGCCATGACTGCCTACGCATTTCGACACCGCGGCCTCCTCCTCGGACTCGCCGTCAGCATCCTACCGTCCAGACCGTCTCCACCTCCGTGTGCCTAGCACGAGCCGACCCTGGGTCGCTGCACCGCTCCAGCTCGCCTCGCCTTTCTCCATGCTACCCGTGCACCGCGGTCCCCGGTCAGCTTCGCCGCGTCTGTCCTTGCTAAGGAGCCGCACCGCCAGGTGGCTCCCACCTTGCAAGCGCCACCATTGATCCGACTATCACCTCGCTTGGGTCGCCCACCGCGTCGAGGCCCATCGCTGATGCCGCTGCGCTGGTACCCACCCCACCAGTAGCGGCGAGTCAAGGTGTCGCCTCCTTCAGACCCGTTTCGCCTCGCCCCGCTCGCATCTACTCCACGTCACGGCCGGTCCGCGCTCACTGTCCCTGGCACACCGGTTCCACCTTGCCACCTCGCGCCACACCGCGCAGGCTCCTGCCACTCCACGACGTGCGCCACCCCCGGTCGGCACCGCCCGCGCCTCCCCTGGCCGGATCGGCTGGCGATTTGCCTCGCCTCGAGCCGCCGCGGCCTCGTCTTGGCCTTGAGCCGCCCTCGCCAGCACCTTCCTCGCTGCTTCGCCCCGCTCGTCAAGACCATCGTGATGCATGCGGCCCCCGACGCCGCCGCAATGCTCGGCCACCTCGCCGACTGCGGTTATGACTATGGACTGCACCTCCTCTACACGGGGCGCCAGCCTGAGTCGGACGCCACCGTCGCCTTGCTCGGCCTATTTCCAAGTCGTGCGGGAGATTTTTGGGTCGAATTCTATGCCCACCTGTTTACTGCCAAGAGAGCCGCGAAGGATACGGAATCACATTTTCTCTTGCTCGGTTTTCTATATGACAAGAATTGCAATGCGGGTGGATCGAGGAACGGAAATATTACGGGTGATAACTTGGTTCATCAATCGCCTACTAGATGCTCTCCCCCTCAGAGTGCCATGGATGATAAATCCGGTCTCCAGTTGCGGAATAACTACTTGCTTCCCAGAAATGCCACTTCAACGGTAAAGCTCCCATGTGAGGAAGGCATGCCTTGTGGATGATTATGGAGGATAGCTCATGAGGTTGCTGTTTGTcatggcatatgtcctcgtgcaagtacttaggtgtgaggctatcgcaaccatgtggcggcttgagagaggttggccggaatcgagagacgtgagtttacccaggttcgggccctccgatggaggtaaaagcctacgtcctgcttgtgtttcattgattgatgaagatgatgatcttgattacaagggtgcagactcgccacctctaatctcgtgggtgtctaatctgtctatcacataatttgtcttgtctagacctaagttgtgaatcttgtccctcttggggtgcaTTACCCcttcttatataggtggaaggggtaagtttacatgtagagtcctactaggagtaggaataggactagtctctcttgaatcctaatccgggtcttgtttcctttgtgagggagttccttctcttcttgggccttctcttgtgagccaaccctcttggcctctctatgagccgccttatgccagggtgtacgctgggccttgggccttcgtcatttatctaagttgcatgtggggtcaagtatgagtcgcccaccaggtcgccggtgagtcgccaagtccttggcgggtcatacttcaagcccggTTACATTGCGGTGTATATCCCCgacactagtcctattcctactcctagtaggactctacatataAACTtaacccttccacctatataaggaggggttaggcgccccaagagggacatgatccacaacttaggtctagagaagacaaatcatgagatagccaGATTAGATACCCACGAGATTAGAAGTGCGAGtctacacccttgtaatcgagatcatcatcttcatcaatgaaacacaagcagggcgtatgcttttacctccatcggaggggtcgaacctaggtaaactcgcgtctctcgattccgaccaacccctctcaagccgccgaaTGGTTGCGATCgattcacacctaagtccttgcacgaggacatatgccgtgagaaaaccacgacagCACGGACATCTGCTGCCTCTTGATCTTAGCTTCCCCATTGaagtatcaccgtattcaggaacataggatccggataattgtcatcatcctcttcttcttcattgtcttcggtCATAACCCCTCTTTGTCCGTGATTGGTATAACATTACAGTGTGACACGAAACCCTTCTCAAGCAGGTGCAAGTGAAGGGTTTTCGAGGAAGAGTAATCCTTCATATTCACACAGATAGTAGATGGAcaatacataaaaccattctacttgtttgcctcagccacttcgagaaaattatgcaggtcGTCAATGTAGTCGGAGGTGCGTCATTCAcctacatccattgtcggttcatctgcgtgcattatatGATTAAGTATATAAACAACATACACACCaaattgtgcatctaaatcaaataaactcacaCATACACTCCTCCACTAAAACCCGCAAACCacactacttctagagcatttgaaatgagctaaactaataGTGAGAGATGAGTAGATAAATTTGCTAACCTTTTTAGAACACTTGGATATTTGGTGCACcggcaaacctagacaaatattgggggaaatgaagcttggaggtcgagcttggagagtaaaggaagcttaagtgtggctcgggcatttcatcaaacacctcatgagcaTAGGAGGTGAGAACTAGAGTAGAACACATCTCCACACACTGGACGACCAAAAATGAGAGGAGTGAGCAGGAAAGGACGAGCATATATATAAGCAAtcttttagtcccagttggtgtctAGAATCGGGACTGAAGATAGCCATTTAGTCCTAGTTCCAGacatgaaccaggactaaaggggttgcGCGAGGAGCGAGGCCCTTTAGCCCAAGtttgtggcacgaaccgggactaaaggtcctagaAGAACCGGGACACATGCCCATCGAGGCCCGACCGGCTTCCTCGccactcgaaccgggactaatgctcttaTCAGGCCAGGACCAAAgccccattttctactagtgtatggtGGCTTTTGCATGTACTATATGCATGTTTTAATTTGAATTATTTGATTGGATGAACTATATGTATGTTTATGATTGTTTTGTGGTGTATGttgaatttgaatcatgcaaatgattgatgaaatactaAGCAATTGTCTGAAATGTATGTTAAAAAGGATAGAAGAATTAGTCGAAAATATTTTAGGGAGTTAAATATAGGGTTTGGTTAGGTTTGCACACAATTTAACTCCACAAATCCGAAGGAGTTAAGTTTAGAAAGGCATATAAGGGGATAAATTATAAGAGTttgactagagatgctcttattgTTTGTTAATCCGACAAGAACCAACCAATGTAAAACCTACTCTTAATCCCACAAGAACCAACCAAGACGATATCCTAGATGTGAAGCTCGACCGTGTTACTGGATTGGTGGATCTAGTTTGTTAAAATCACTCGATGACTAGGGCTTCGGGGCACTAGGCCTTAGGTGCATGTGCATGAAGATTTCTCAGATGTAATCGACAAGGTCAAGCCTGCGCCGCGGAGTGGCTCATTCTAGCGGTAGTAGTCGTTTGATCGTCCAAGAACCTCTAAGTAATTTTTAGTGTGTTTGGGGTGCTTTGTACTTTGCTGAACTAATTAAAAAGAGAGTGTGAACCGATTTCCTGTGATAGACCTTCACACACGTTTGCTCTTAATGTTCAAAGTATGGTTTGTAGAATGGCAAAAACTTATTCCTACTCATATATTTCCAATAGCTAGTCCAAATAGATGTTGGTTTCCCTAAAAATATGATGCAGACACACAAGTAGGATCAATTGATTTCTTCTATCACCAATTTATCATGGGATAGTATACCATAAAGATTTGGTACAAAGTAAAAATACATAGACACACATATGCGCGAGATCAATTAAGCAGTGACAGCGATCTTCATGCCCTTCTGGCAGTGGCCCGGAACGCTGCAGAGGAAGAATGCTTTGCCACCGCGGGCAAGCTGGATGTGGTCATTGCCGGAGGTGTAAGCCCTCGACGGGCCAGAAACCGTACATGAGTTGTAGTCGGCTTCTCCCACCTGCACCACGTTGTGCATACTCGGGTTGTACTTGAACACTATGTGCATCAGTTAACACAAGAATACAGATCAGAACATATATTCATTCATATATATACTTCAAGTATATCTAATCATTTGATCTTTAGAGTTCTCACCAAGCACGTCGCCGGACTGGATGCGCTTGCCATTCTCCCAACCGGAGACGCCGAAGCTCCATCCCTTGTTGTCACCGACTGTCCACTCTTTGCCATGCACAACGGAGGTTGCACAGCAAACGGCCAGAAGAAACACTAGAAGGGTGGGTACGATGGTTCCCCGTGCCATTGAACGTGTTTCCCTTGACTTCTTCTCGCAACCGAAgatcacaagaacaacaaaaggaAACAATAGTCGATACCTCAAGTGATgatttgtgtttgatctccttcTTGTATGATATATATAGGCTTTTAAAGCGGCGAGCTAAGATCATTCTTTTAATGTGCTCAAATAGTGAGAATCGTCCTTTAAATGAGAAAAATCGACAATCATGATCTGGAACATTAGTTAGTATATGCTACCAAATCCTCCAACTTATATCATGAGATCTAGTATTAATGGAAATGAACATGATGCATTTATTTCCCTAATTTAAAGATATAGCAAATATTTCTTTTTCCTGGATGCATTTGTTGTGCATAAGATATTTATATATACTAGTattagatgatatatttataataAGCTAAATTTTGGAATACAAAATCATTTTTAATATGGAGAAGTCAGTAAAGGGGACTTTTAAACCATAGGTGCTAAAGGATGATCGAAGGCCATGATTTGCGACTGTCTAGTCGAATCAGTTGAAATTAACAATAAATTTTCAATAAGTGGAGTATTAGTGAATTTTCCATGACTTCGGAAATTTTAAAGCGTTTGATTTGTATAATAATTTTGACTAGTTTAACAAAGGTGTAAGTTCGGTGGGATCTAAGAGAACAAAACTTAGAGGGGAATTTATGAGACTAACTAATAAGATGCTACCAATTGGGACAAAGACGACAGCTTCAGAGggcactacaggaatctgagactttgccgtctgccagggctgacggcaaaggggtgaaccccggacggcaaagcctttgcgtcggtcagctgacggcaaactagacggtaaaaaaatatctggtgaagaggttatttgccgtctgcttttggaaGGCGGACgagaaagaatctttgccatgggggGGGGGACATCATAtaaaatgggacggcagatccgCAAACGCTCCCGTTAAGTGCTAACTGCATgttgttggacccaccttttcttTCCCGTCTACCCTccgccctttgccatctgccctcccctctttgccgccagccatgtttcaggccgacggcaaaggggggcacccagcccctctccccctccacctttgccgtcagcccctcccacctttgccgtcagccccttccccctttgtcgtcagccatgtTTGAAGCCGAGGGAAAGGGACACTCCCGGCGTGTTTCAGCCAGGCTGTTCTAAGCCTTTGCCGTTTGCCGCAAGAACTTCGCCGTcggtgggcggacgacaaaggctcaaAACTTCccatgtttattttattttctattatatccagCTATtttacaataatcaggatatatatatatacatatatatatatatacatatatatatatatatatatatttgacagaaataattttgtttccgtactcataaccatattaaaataactttgatccataatacatacatattatgcaagttgcatccgtaccaaaccatatattacaccagtttcatccatgcatacaaagtttcatatatatccatatactacaatagtttcaatacaagcttcggggaagccatggtagaagaaaccatattcaagcattccatcaatataatccaatctTCCCGTGAagggaatgtaatctgcaaaatggcaaataagaaagttagaacaagaagactagatgaagaagataagtataggttattttggagagaacttagctaattataggccatttgatagctaagttaggtggaataggtcatcttggagctacatagccttattatgtcatttcggagagaacttagctaagtatgtgtcattctagagctaacttggataaaatatgtcattttgtagccaactatgattattaagccagtttgagacttattatgtcgtttttggagctaaattagtccttgtaatgatctaaccaaggttcctatgatgttttcacctaactaagctaattatgtcattttgtaggataattagc
This region includes:
- the LOC123399104 gene encoding basic blue protein-like encodes the protein MARGTIVPTLLVFLLAVCCATSVVHGKEWTVGDNKGWSFGVSGWENGKRIQSGDVLVFKYNPSMHNVVQVGEADYNSCTVSGPSRAYTSGNDHIQLARGGKAFFLCSVPGHCQKGMKIAVTA